A stretch of Chitinophaga caeni DNA encodes these proteins:
- a CDS encoding winged helix-turn-helix transcriptional regulator encodes MERNQAEELRALQDTLYFIGGKWRIPVINSLCNGNRRFREIERSIPGITTRMLSRELKEMELNKLVKRNVYDEMPVLVEYEPTEYCRTFGKIITEMINWGRKHRKFVLSAQ; translated from the coding sequence ATGGAAAGAAATCAAGCAGAAGAATTGCGCGCCTTGCAGGATACCTTATACTTTATCGGCGGGAAATGGCGCATCCCGGTTATTAATTCGCTCTGCAACGGCAACCGCCGTTTCCGGGAAATCGAGCGGAGCATACCCGGCATTACCACAAGGATGCTATCCCGCGAGCTAAAGGAAATGGAACTCAACAAATTGGTCAAAAGAAATGTTTACGATGAAATGCCCGTTCTTGTTGAATATGAGCCTACAGAATATTGCCGTACCTTTGGTAAGATTATTACGGAGATGATCAACTGGGGAAGGAAACACCGGAAATTCGTTCTCTCGGCCCAATAA
- a CDS encoding L-dopachrome tautomerase-related protein encodes MKQIPVILILILISLNMHAQKNFHSDDLVPVASFDHSMAIGLSVNSENRVFVAFPNYDGGGKWAVTEETNGTIKAYPNEDWNHPNGNYATSFLRVQDMYVDAEDNLWVLDSKPAPGSSILGEGKNKARGQFKLVKINTGNNKVEKVYFFEDLDKSKAGLNDVRVDVQKNLAYLSDPGRAAIVVVDLNSGNSRTVLRESPYTLADPDVVLAYNGKEMRDRGGHPFRSHVNGIALTHDHKYFYFKPINQEHLFRIETRYLADPSIAAKALEDKVEDMGTVGITHGLIADRSGNIYLSTSTDFSISYLSPDGKVHRLVKDSRILWPDSFGIGNDGYLYFTCAQLQRLPQWNAGLDKTEYPYTVYKVRLAR; translated from the coding sequence ATGAAACAGATTCCAGTCATTCTAATCCTAATCCTCATTAGCCTGAATATGCATGCCCAAAAGAATTTTCATAGCGACGACCTGGTTCCGGTAGCAAGCTTTGACCATAGCATGGCCATAGGCTTGAGCGTAAATTCCGAAAACCGTGTTTTCGTGGCTTTCCCTAATTATGACGGGGGCGGGAAATGGGCTGTTACAGAAGAAACTAACGGAACAATTAAGGCTTACCCAAACGAAGACTGGAATCATCCAAACGGGAACTATGCTACCAGCTTTCTGCGTGTGCAGGATATGTACGTGGATGCGGAAGATAATCTTTGGGTACTGGATTCCAAACCGGCGCCGGGTTCTTCCATCTTGGGCGAAGGCAAAAATAAAGCCAGGGGGCAATTCAAATTAGTAAAGATCAATACCGGGAATAATAAGGTCGAGAAAGTATACTTTTTCGAGGACCTAGATAAAAGCAAAGCCGGGTTGAATGACGTACGGGTAGATGTGCAGAAAAACCTTGCTTACCTTTCAGATCCGGGCCGCGCCGCGATCGTAGTGGTGGATCTAAATTCGGGTAATTCTAGGACGGTACTCCGGGAAAGTCCTTACACGCTGGCAGATCCCGATGTTGTTCTAGCATATAACGGTAAAGAAATGCGGGATCGCGGCGGTCATCCATTCAGATCGCATGTAAATGGAATAGCCTTAACACATGATCATAAATATTTTTATTTCAAACCTATTAACCAGGAGCACCTTTTCAGGATCGAAACGCGCTACCTCGCGGATCCGTCGATAGCTGCCAAAGCGCTGGAAGACAAAGTGGAAGATATGGGTACCGTAGGCATTACACACGGCTTAATTGCGGACCGCTCCGGAAATATTTACCTCAGCACTTCTACAGATTTCTCTATCTCGTATCTCTCTCCCGATGGCAAAGTACACCGCCTTGTGAAAGATAGCCGCATTTTATGGCCCGACTCGTTCGGAATCGGCAATGATGGATACCTATACTTCACCTGTGCTCAATTGCAGCGTTTACCCCAATGGAATGCAGGGCTGGATAAAACGGAATATCCTTATACGGTGTATAAGGTGAGGTTGGCGAGATAA
- a CDS encoding alpha-2-macroglobulin family protein: MIIRSLVISIIILLLVNPIFGQKEPTPFSMDSIEAAITRKSIDSDIWNELNINRQWAIQHDDDGLYARTIQASIQLKDIRTEDSLYFQNSAILDTLITKHNTSPKLKAILHILLAKRLQTFAQHRKFNILTYRSNKIPTDYASFSNIQRDSIIKQNYVAALKISTKVTKASSLLWLLRNPEVLLFKPELKDIVMANWIEYLNFQSSNLYKYQEERDSLLLLPSQNFFDQLSQFCHAYKDDKEIDIFRRYIDWIQLHADNAEETAYLIALTRAQLYNSDISNDKNKAKRYLNFLNQEISSPYNMRKAYDIAQSCKILYELGNQYLYVNYSEKINIQDECKSFLSDALHLYGENKDLVHTFPTLEKILQQLSRAIKSSKASVYLKHQLLPGKDIPIKVLYKNTDTIYYQVAATSIWEEDQQVYKKYKDLNIQNKGAFKLPPSTDYNQHAVYLKIPALKAGHYRLFFSASPLDDTNDYIYSVPFVISNIAVMNNHEKIFVLDQGTGQPLTGARIHLVKNGSISKKFKEVKQSGAVEIDRDIKQAKYVICYQSDTLSYDMTSYSPHAYRNGDTYNKDDYDNLSEYYDDQLEIKIFTDRGIYRPGQEVQFKAIFLVKNPTTGQTMIATPENLGKAQFRKFLNEVKSYDGNLLQLMDPFNNQVDSIVYTINDFGSFHGSFKIPKNAATGEWHIDCDYSYIYGNGNFQVEAYKRPSLDISIKQPTKYTLPGEAFEFKINVRSLSGAKIDNTPIHIQVSRSGNVPKISKVGTISETKYSSDLIRNDTLFTNAAGTVSVKMLDSFLSRTALPDSVFWNYNYQISATAIDKNGESADAIDNFSISSLPISIKFPVNSYNDIRKFSLPKLETHAAFEGKLYKKVHVQLYKIHCTLDAVNDRMPEVDQWYFSPEEWYKWFPEFAKDSCNIPDELIYETTVDLSNASHLDIPPQLFSVGRFKLKASVRENGRTIGQENFSFTLFDLEKNLAPAIEEVHYLKINLLKNGDTITWYHSGKKDRYAVYQIDYYSNKKKRLQTLYQYIHEKEGLYAWQFKIPTDVSGGQMNVSRHLIQDQIYQNQFETIYLNNPREIPEIIIEKYRQVMVPGAKEVFQLSVKSDGKNVASELLTTLYDASLDKLSTHKWEVPNTNYRHSYNAYNHWTYPIKYSQFIGGDMDFDKDGIVDISSLLNGMIPGLQKNYSVSRMNATAAGIVQIRGGAMPGAPPGNGLVILDGDVYKGRFDKFEPGYISDVIILKGAEATALYGSRASNGVILLSTKGKVKLPKPEEQPVKIRKNFNETAFFFPNVYADKDGYYTLQFSMPESATEWNWKMLAHTKKSAFAYLERKLQSRLNLMIQPNMPRLLYQGDQIWLQSRISNLDSLDMEGYASCTIEDAVTGKDLTGTLLKNFKQDFRVEKRGNTYVSFNLKIPNEQTNPLKIILSARSGSIGDAEEHIIPVLNTNILVKQGQTISLSAGTASIFKPISLPANASLYGANIAIQPQPPIALLNALPWLAHYSYNCAEQTFNKFRARYTAYQLMRADTLLQNTYEKASSEMRFDSSVTAAPRSSFTAPWLSLTNQSNKQAQDLIKILDTLDNRNEMEQLLGQLKDLQNADGGLSWFKGGVSNRYISNYILAGFGQMKNTGKLEDILKNKAHMQLLNSLIRYCLNEFEQHPRDQDIYLLYTLSYWKEYWTTMPGTSERVNTALDSCWKHIAGKAIDVQAQLVTATMQISNTQGELRSKAFKQLDIIQNLAISDENGTRWKAFSDNVEMQNTSEENLASIFEAIRWKDNYKELTEGVSKWLLQNRQQEHWQTTKATAAAIRILNEGQGKSMGEEQSLNVQLEQRQFHLSDHPLYGHNQDFIPLEKLPDNFSMSSGTKATTGIVTWYYFLPAKDISPGNTGIQIHKSYYKSDGQTWIPIQDNTLLKTGDKIKVSLEITTEKTLKFVHIFDPRLAAFEPGNVLSGYRYGQSFGYYQSNKDNGVDIFVDQIERGQHHIDYEMKVAQNGTFSCGPTQLECMYQPWMNAYGQVSTFSINPQNLSQ; the protein is encoded by the coding sequence ATGATTATTAGAAGCTTAGTAATATCAATCATTATATTATTACTTGTAAATCCAATTTTCGGACAAAAAGAGCCCACTCCTTTTTCCATGGATAGCATCGAGGCAGCTATAACAAGAAAATCAATCGATAGTGATATTTGGAACGAGTTGAATATTAATCGGCAATGGGCCATTCAGCATGACGATGACGGATTATATGCCAGGACAATCCAAGCATCCATTCAGCTAAAAGATATACGTACAGAAGATTCGCTCTATTTCCAGAATAGCGCTATCTTGGACACTTTAATTACCAAGCACAATACTTCACCCAAGCTAAAAGCCATCTTACATATATTATTAGCCAAGAGGCTTCAAACATTTGCCCAACATAGAAAATTCAACATATTAACTTACAGGTCCAACAAAATACCCACCGATTATGCAAGTTTTAGCAATATACAACGAGATAGTATCATAAAACAAAATTATGTTGCTGCCTTGAAAATAAGCACTAAAGTAACTAAAGCTAGCTCTTTACTTTGGTTGCTCCGAAATCCGGAAGTACTGCTATTTAAGCCGGAACTTAAGGACATCGTAATGGCAAACTGGATTGAATATCTGAATTTTCAAAGTAGCAACCTGTATAAATACCAAGAGGAAAGAGATAGTTTGCTACTGCTCCCTTCCCAAAATTTCTTCGATCAGCTTTCACAATTTTGCCATGCATACAAAGATGATAAGGAAATTGATATATTCAGACGCTACATCGATTGGATACAATTACATGCTGACAATGCAGAAGAAACAGCCTACTTAATTGCTTTAACCAGGGCACAATTATACAATTCGGATATTAGTAATGATAAAAACAAAGCCAAGAGGTATTTAAACTTCCTCAATCAAGAAATTAGCTCACCTTATAATATGCGAAAGGCATATGATATTGCTCAATCTTGCAAAATTCTTTATGAACTGGGCAATCAATATCTCTATGTAAATTACTCCGAAAAAATAAATATACAGGATGAATGTAAATCCTTTTTAAGTGACGCCCTCCATTTATACGGGGAAAATAAAGACCTGGTTCATACATTTCCGACTTTAGAAAAAATATTACAACAATTATCGCGGGCGATTAAATCCTCCAAAGCATCAGTATACCTAAAACATCAATTATTACCCGGTAAAGATATTCCTATAAAGGTGTTATATAAAAATACCGACACGATATACTACCAGGTAGCAGCCACGTCAATTTGGGAAGAAGATCAGCAAGTATATAAAAAATATAAAGATTTAAATATTCAAAACAAAGGCGCATTCAAACTACCACCATCAACTGACTATAATCAACATGCTGTCTATTTGAAAATTCCTGCCTTGAAGGCCGGACATTACCGGCTGTTTTTTAGCGCTTCCCCGTTAGATGATACCAATGACTATATTTACAGTGTTCCATTTGTTATCAGCAACATCGCTGTAATGAATAACCATGAAAAGATATTTGTACTAGATCAGGGTACGGGTCAACCGTTAACCGGCGCCAGGATACATCTTGTCAAAAATGGATCTATTTCGAAAAAGTTCAAAGAGGTGAAACAATCCGGGGCGGTAGAAATCGATCGGGATATTAAACAAGCCAAATATGTTATCTGCTACCAGTCCGATACCTTAAGCTATGATATGACTTCCTATTCACCTCATGCCTATAGAAATGGGGATACTTACAACAAAGATGACTATGACAATCTTTCAGAATACTATGATGATCAACTCGAAATAAAAATATTTACAGATCGCGGTATCTACAGGCCTGGGCAGGAAGTACAATTTAAAGCTATATTCTTAGTTAAAAACCCAACCACCGGGCAAACAATGATTGCCACGCCGGAAAACCTTGGCAAAGCTCAATTCAGAAAATTCTTGAATGAAGTAAAAAGTTATGATGGGAATTTATTACAGTTAATGGATCCATTCAATAACCAGGTTGATTCAATCGTTTATACTATCAATGATTTCGGCAGTTTCCACGGTAGTTTTAAAATACCCAAAAATGCAGCAACGGGGGAATGGCACATTGACTGTGACTACTCGTACATTTATGGAAACGGAAATTTCCAGGTTGAAGCATACAAGCGTCCAAGCTTGGACATATCAATTAAACAACCCACTAAATATACCCTTCCGGGTGAGGCTTTCGAATTTAAAATTAATGTGAGATCGCTAAGTGGTGCAAAAATTGATAACACACCTATCCATATCCAAGTGTCAAGGAGCGGGAATGTTCCCAAAATTTCAAAAGTCGGCACTATTTCTGAAACAAAGTATTCTTCAGATCTCATAAGAAATGATACTTTATTTACAAATGCAGCAGGAACGGTAAGCGTAAAAATGTTGGATAGTTTTTTATCGCGGACAGCTCTTCCCGATTCTGTATTTTGGAATTATAATTATCAAATTTCCGCTACAGCCATCGACAAAAACGGTGAAAGTGCCGATGCTATTGATAACTTCAGTATATCCTCCCTGCCTATCAGTATTAAATTCCCTGTAAATTCCTATAACGATATTAGAAAATTCAGCCTGCCAAAATTGGAGACACACGCTGCGTTTGAAGGTAAACTTTACAAAAAAGTCCATGTTCAACTTTATAAGATTCATTGTACCCTTGATGCGGTTAATGATAGGATGCCCGAAGTTGATCAATGGTATTTCAGCCCGGAAGAATGGTACAAATGGTTCCCGGAATTTGCTAAGGATAGCTGCAACATACCGGATGAACTTATTTATGAAACAACAGTGGATTTGTCGAACGCCAGCCACTTAGATATCCCGCCACAATTATTCAGCGTAGGACGATTCAAATTAAAGGCCAGCGTGCGAGAAAATGGTAGAACTATCGGGCAAGAAAATTTCAGCTTTACATTATTTGATCTTGAGAAAAATCTAGCCCCGGCAATAGAAGAGGTTCATTATCTAAAAATTAATCTTCTGAAAAACGGAGATACGATCACCTGGTATCATTCCGGTAAAAAGGATCGTTACGCGGTATATCAAATTGATTATTATAGTAACAAGAAGAAAAGATTGCAAACTCTTTATCAATACATTCACGAAAAAGAGGGTTTATATGCATGGCAATTCAAGATTCCTACAGATGTTTCCGGCGGGCAAATGAATGTAAGCAGGCATTTGATTCAAGACCAAATTTACCAAAATCAATTCGAGACTATATATTTAAATAATCCCAGGGAAATACCGGAGATTATTATAGAGAAATACAGGCAAGTTATGGTGCCCGGAGCCAAGGAAGTATTTCAACTCAGCGTTAAATCTGATGGAAAAAACGTTGCCAGTGAATTATTAACGACTTTATATGATGCCAGCCTGGATAAATTAAGCACCCACAAGTGGGAAGTTCCTAATACAAACTATCGACATTCTTATAACGCTTATAATCATTGGACTTATCCTATTAAATATAGCCAGTTTATCGGGGGAGATATGGACTTCGACAAAGATGGAATAGTTGATATCAGCTCCTTATTAAATGGCATGATTCCAGGTTTGCAAAAAAACTACAGCGTATCCCGCATGAATGCCACCGCAGCCGGAATAGTTCAAATTCGCGGGGGAGCAATGCCGGGTGCCCCGCCGGGAAATGGACTGGTGATACTTGACGGGGATGTGTACAAAGGACGATTTGATAAATTTGAACCGGGGTATATTTCCGACGTTATAATATTAAAAGGAGCCGAAGCTACCGCTCTATATGGCTCCAGGGCTTCAAACGGGGTAATATTGTTAAGCACGAAAGGAAAGGTTAAACTTCCTAAGCCGGAGGAACAACCCGTTAAGATACGCAAGAATTTTAATGAAACCGCCTTCTTCTTTCCCAATGTGTATGCGGATAAAGACGGGTATTATACTTTACAATTTTCCATGCCGGAATCGGCCACCGAATGGAACTGGAAGATGCTGGCACATACAAAAAAATCCGCCTTCGCATACCTCGAAAGAAAGCTACAATCGCGGCTTAACCTGATGATCCAACCCAATATGCCGAGACTGCTTTACCAAGGAGATCAAATATGGTTACAAAGCCGTATCAGCAACTTAGATAGTCTCGACATGGAAGGCTATGCATCTTGTACAATCGAAGATGCCGTTACGGGAAAAGATTTAACAGGCACTCTCTTAAAAAATTTCAAACAAGATTTCAGGGTTGAGAAACGGGGGAATACCTACGTTTCCTTCAACTTAAAAATACCTAATGAGCAAACTAACCCTTTAAAAATCATATTATCTGCCCGTAGTGGATCCATTGGCGATGCGGAAGAACATATTATCCCGGTGTTGAATACAAACATATTGGTAAAACAGGGACAGACAATAAGCTTATCGGCAGGCACAGCCAGTATCTTCAAGCCCATCAGCCTCCCTGCTAATGCTTCCTTGTATGGCGCTAATATTGCGATTCAACCTCAACCCCCTATCGCGCTATTAAATGCATTACCATGGTTAGCCCATTACAGCTACAATTGTGCAGAACAAACTTTCAATAAGTTCCGGGCAAGGTATACCGCTTACCAGCTAATGCGAGCAGATACTTTATTACAAAATACTTACGAAAAAGCCAGCTCCGAGATGCGCTTCGATTCTTCCGTGACAGCAGCGCCCCGTTCATCCTTTACGGCTCCCTGGCTGTCCTTAACTAACCAATCTAACAAGCAGGCACAGGATTTAATCAAAATACTTGACACACTGGATAACCGTAACGAAATGGAACAACTGCTTGGCCAGTTAAAAGATTTGCAAAATGCGGATGGTGGCCTGTCATGGTTTAAAGGAGGTGTAAGCAACCGGTATATTTCAAATTATATACTCGCTGGATTCGGACAAATGAAAAATACCGGCAAACTGGAGGATATTTTGAAAAACAAGGCTCATATGCAATTATTGAATTCATTAATTCGATACTGTCTCAACGAATTCGAACAACACCCGCGCGATCAGGATATTTATCTTTTGTATACTTTGTCTTATTGGAAAGAATATTGGACAACCATGCCGGGAACCAGTGAAAGGGTCAATACAGCTTTAGATTCTTGCTGGAAACATATTGCTGGTAAAGCCATTGACGTACAAGCCCAACTCGTTACGGCCACCATGCAGATTTCTAATACGCAGGGAGAACTCCGTTCGAAAGCTTTTAAACAACTGGATATCATTCAAAACTTAGCCATCTCGGATGAAAATGGCACCCGGTGGAAAGCATTCTCAGACAACGTCGAAATGCAAAATACGAGCGAGGAAAACCTTGCTTCGATATTCGAGGCCATCCGTTGGAAAGACAACTACAAGGAATTGACGGAAGGTGTTTCTAAATGGTTATTACAAAACCGTCAGCAAGAACATTGGCAAACGACCAAGGCAACCGCTGCGGCAATCCGGATTCTTAATGAGGGACAAGGCAAAAGCATGGGTGAAGAACAATCTTTAAATGTTCAACTGGAACAAAGGCAATTCCATTTATCAGATCACCCATTATATGGCCATAACCAGGATTTCATTCCATTGGAAAAGCTTCCCGATAATTTTTCAATGAGTTCAGGGACTAAGGCAACTACAGGTATCGTTACATGGTACTACTTCCTGCCGGCTAAAGACATCTCCCCTGGCAATACCGGCATTCAAATTCATAAATCCTACTATAAATCGGATGGGCAAACATGGATACCTATTCAAGATAATACCCTGTTGAAAACAGGCGATAAGATTAAGGTGAGCCTAGAAATTACCACGGAGAAAACACTAAAATTTGTACATATTTTCGATCCTAGGTTAGCAGCTTTTGAGCCCGGGAATGTTTTGAGCGGATATAGATATGGCCAATCTTTCGGTTATTATCAATCTAACAAAGATAACGGTGTCGATATCTTTGTGGATCAAATTGAAAGGGGACAACATCATATTGATTATGAAATGAAAGTTGCTCAAAACGGAACATTTTCCTGTGGACCAACACAACTTGAGTGCATGTACCAACCTTGGATGAATGCATATGGACAGGTAAGCACATTCTCGATCAACCCTCAAAACCTATCCCAGTAA
- a CDS encoding P-loop NTPase fold protein, protein MEYAERKGAPIRIDIRLSPQEADLAIVSIDPGGKLGNLNRMVMETYGFSTRDVPSVDALSGGTALLSSKGGKKEILFIVIYRTGSIAEDLRMNFRQAIKRYYNSFIDRKIWIPLVGTGPGELSLRESYDLILEMINEISAYGGNSMEFLISLPSTEDGLSFYHELSKEGQDQVTGHENNAPGNSSSAFESSSQPDPIPESAMKTTGDQKEPEEVIVQSHQIAGLLSDTDKGADYLNITQDVAAFARVLAAKSFKPPLAVALLGKWGSGKSFFMRKLQEFISELSTNSNDEAYCKGIAHVSFNAWSYMDANLWASIVSKIFEGLNEYISDNTAPGVEKSAVEQQLSKELNMTKEEMNSLEKSKKVINEQINKLKGKRKEANRQLINSIHKIRVHSMSSTIKQLNEKYNVGNKMREASDRNPSLKGMFDEFEKIVPAEYWSDPEKSYEVFKSRYTFLKEFFNGKKVVWNIVALLIILGLIAWVPFLLKFASFQIERTQFVIPQAVLSIIATIGVLWKRAEKAYHDVKGILAELWSIKNKYDTELQAAIEKFEQEEKALTLEAEKFRTEMMNIDTQIMKAEQVRNDLEFKIKHALATESLYTFIDKRSHSDDYKKHLGIISIIRKDFEILNGLFIGHAEELNALKGKEVEVFRSKFKKRLERIILYIDDLDRCSEENVVQVLEAVNLLMAFPLFIVVVGVDSRWVKNALIKKHALQFTRDGEVESGFERIDPANYLEKIFQVPFHLKQADSDDVKEMIKSLANLETGDESAGDNIQQGLGPNGDKDTLNSPGGEITLNYIPDQGTPGQEVEFIVEERTELLVLSPGEIELMEEMSVIIGNNPRAIKRFVNIFRIVKAHGEQLNSGENAREELLVVLFLLALPLGQYRKLQRSIDEFLTSNEMNLSSLPFSGYFNQLNNQNYPVRDQSFDDLQQDLLNVLLASKTLQEIQNIPLSEFLKYREFVKRFTFDVL, encoded by the coding sequence ATGGAATATGCTGAAAGAAAGGGAGCGCCTATACGTATAGATATAAGGCTCTCGCCCCAGGAAGCGGATTTGGCAATTGTTTCCATTGATCCCGGGGGAAAGCTCGGTAACCTGAACAGGATGGTCATGGAAACTTATGGTTTTTCCACGAGGGATGTGCCAAGTGTAGACGCTTTAAGTGGTGGAACGGCGCTTCTTAGTTCTAAAGGGGGGAAGAAGGAAATTCTATTCATTGTTATTTACAGGACCGGGAGTATCGCTGAAGATTTGAGGATGAATTTCAGGCAAGCTATCAAACGCTATTATAATAGTTTCATCGACCGGAAAATATGGATTCCCCTGGTGGGTACGGGACCGGGTGAACTGAGCTTAAGGGAGAGTTACGATCTCATACTTGAGATGATTAATGAAATATCGGCTTATGGCGGTAACAGTATGGAATTTTTGATTTCGCTACCATCTACCGAGGATGGTCTTAGTTTTTACCATGAGCTGTCGAAGGAAGGGCAAGATCAAGTCACCGGCCATGAAAATAATGCCCCCGGAAATTCATCTTCAGCATTCGAATCATCATCGCAGCCCGATCCGATTCCGGAATCGGCTATGAAAACTACCGGGGATCAAAAGGAGCCGGAAGAGGTGATCGTGCAAAGTCATCAAATTGCCGGGCTACTCAGCGATACCGATAAAGGCGCTGATTATTTAAACATTACGCAAGATGTGGCTGCCTTTGCAAGGGTCCTGGCTGCCAAGAGCTTTAAACCGCCATTAGCGGTGGCCTTGTTGGGGAAGTGGGGTTCCGGGAAAAGTTTTTTCATGCGTAAGTTACAGGAATTTATCTCCGAACTATCTACGAATAGTAATGACGAGGCCTATTGTAAAGGAATCGCACATGTGAGCTTTAATGCATGGTCGTATATGGATGCCAACCTTTGGGCAAGTATCGTATCTAAAATCTTCGAGGGGTTAAATGAGTATATCTCGGATAATACCGCCCCGGGCGTTGAGAAAAGTGCGGTAGAGCAACAGCTATCGAAAGAGCTGAACATGACCAAGGAAGAGATGAATTCCCTGGAAAAATCAAAGAAAGTTATCAATGAGCAGATCAACAAGTTAAAGGGAAAGCGCAAGGAAGCAAACCGTCAACTCATCAACAGTATTCATAAGATCAGGGTACATTCGATGAGCAGTACAATAAAGCAATTGAATGAAAAGTACAACGTGGGGAATAAAATGAGGGAGGCAAGTGATAGGAATCCTTCCTTGAAGGGGATGTTTGATGAATTTGAAAAAATAGTACCGGCAGAATATTGGTCGGATCCGGAAAAATCATACGAAGTTTTTAAATCGCGGTACACGTTTTTAAAGGAGTTTTTCAATGGAAAGAAGGTCGTATGGAACATTGTTGCCCTGCTGATCATCTTGGGATTGATTGCCTGGGTTCCTTTTTTATTGAAGTTTGCGAGCTTTCAAATTGAGCGGACGCAATTTGTTATACCCCAGGCGGTGTTATCAATTATTGCTACGATCGGTGTGCTATGGAAAAGGGCTGAGAAAGCTTACCATGATGTGAAAGGTATCCTGGCCGAGTTATGGTCTATAAAGAATAAATATGATACCGAATTACAGGCAGCCATCGAGAAATTTGAACAGGAAGAGAAAGCATTGACCTTGGAGGCAGAGAAATTCCGTACCGAGATGATGAATATCGATACCCAAATCATGAAAGCGGAACAGGTGAGGAATGACCTGGAGTTTAAGATCAAGCATGCCTTAGCTACTGAATCCTTGTATACTTTTATCGATAAAAGATCACACAGCGATGATTATAAAAAGCACCTGGGCATTATCTCTATTATCAGGAAGGATTTCGAGATATTGAATGGTCTGTTTATCGGCCATGCAGAAGAGTTAAATGCATTAAAAGGGAAAGAAGTTGAAGTATTTAGGAGTAAGTTTAAGAAGCGTTTGGAGCGGATCATACTTTATATAGATGACTTGGATCGTTGTTCGGAAGAGAACGTTGTACAGGTATTGGAGGCAGTTAACTTGCTGATGGCGTTCCCCTTGTTCATAGTTGTGGTGGGTGTAGATTCCCGTTGGGTAAAAAATGCGTTGATTAAAAAACATGCCTTGCAATTTACAAGGGATGGCGAAGTGGAAAGTGGTTTTGAGCGAATAGATCCGGCCAATTACCTGGAGAAAATCTTCCAGGTTCCTTTCCATCTCAAGCAAGCGGATAGCGATGATGTTAAGGAGATGATCAAGAGCTTGGCTAATTTGGAAACCGGGGACGAATCTGCCGGGGATAATATTCAACAGGGCCTTGGGCCAAATGGAGATAAAGATACCTTGAATAGCCCCGGTGGTGAAATTACACTTAACTATATCCCTGATCAAGGAACACCTGGCCAAGAAGTGGAATTTATTGTAGAAGAAAGAACGGAGTTATTGGTATTGTCTCCTGGTGAGATTGAGTTGATGGAGGAAATGTCGGTCATCATCGGGAATAACCCGCGTGCAATAAAAAGATTTGTCAATATATTCAGGATTGTAAAGGCCCATGGTGAGCAGTTAAATAGCGGGGAGAATGCCAGGGAAGAGCTGTTAGTCGTTTTATTCCTGCTGGCATTGCCGCTGGGTCAATACCGGAAGTTGCAACGCTCGATAGATGAGTTTTTAACAAGTAACGAGATGAATTTATCAAGCCTGCCATTTTCTGGATATTTCAACCAACTGAACAACCAAAATTACCCGGTTCGGGATCAATCTTTCGATGATCTCCAGCAAGATCTTTTGAACGTTTTGTTAGCGTCGAAAACCTTGCAAGAAATTCAAAACATACCGCTCTCGGAATTCCTGAAATACCGGGAATTTGTAAAGCGGTTTACGTTTGATGTTTTGTAA